In the genome of Acidobacteriota bacterium, one region contains:
- a CDS encoding ABC transporter ATP-binding protein has product MSTASLVSEPTSTPAQPAADVVIQTEDLWKIYQMGTEKVAALRGVSISIKRNEYVAIMGPSGSGKSTLMNLIGCLDSPTRGHYWLNHQLVSELDDDSLAHIRNHEIGFVFQTFNLLARASALHNVELPLIYAGVAATQRAERAQDALKKVDLGDRQNHKPNEMSGGQRQRVAIARALINNPSILLADEPTGNLDSTTSKEIMGLMDTLWAQGNTIVLVTHEPDIAEFAHRVIHIRDGKVDRDEPTRLGREKATPRA; this is encoded by the coding sequence ATGTCAACCGCCTCGCTTGTCAGCGAACCCACTTCTACCCCTGCCCAGCCCGCTGCCGACGTGGTCATCCAGACCGAAGATCTCTGGAAGATCTACCAGATGGGCACCGAGAAGGTCGCCGCGCTGCGGGGTGTGTCGATCTCGATCAAGCGCAACGAGTACGTGGCCATCATGGGACCGTCCGGCTCGGGCAAGTCCACGCTCATGAACCTGATCGGCTGCCTGGACTCGCCCACGCGCGGCCATTACTGGCTCAACCACCAGCTCGTGAGCGAGCTGGACGACGATTCCCTCGCCCACATCCGCAACCACGAGATCGGCTTCGTTTTCCAGACCTTCAACCTGCTGGCGCGTGCCTCGGCCCTGCATAACGTCGAGCTGCCGCTCATTTATGCCGGCGTCGCCGCCACCCAGCGCGCCGAGCGCGCCCAGGACGCCCTGAAAAAAGTCGACTTGGGTGACCGGCAGAACCACAAGCCCAATGAAATGTCCGGCGGCCAGCGGCAGCGCGTGGCAATTGCGCGGGCGCTCATCAACAATCCCAGCATCCTGCTCGCCGACGAGCCCACCGGCAACCTGGACTCAACCACCAGCAAGGAAATCATGGGGCTGATGGACACGCTCTGGGCGCAGGGCAACACCATCGTGCTGGTCACCCACGAGCCCGACATCGCCGAATTCGCGCACCGCGTCATCCACATCCGCGACGGCAAGGTGGACCGGGACGAGCCCACCCGGCTGGGGCGCGAGAAGGCCACTCCTCGAGCCTGA
- a CDS encoding HlyD family efflux transporter periplasmic adaptor subunit, protein MSTGKKLAIFIVIVVVLGGVIAVSLNQAGRGRVSVQTGRALVQNIASVVTASGEITPQTYADISPSEGAGQITDLYVKEGDRVTKGELLAKLWNLQQAAAVSGMNASLKTSEANLGAQVAALGTARANIARDQAQLAQATQNWRRTEALYEDQLLSKSDYDSQEAAYKTARAQAQVSEAALKQTEAQVNSLKAQIAQAHANLAAAKSILSRTEFRSPLNGIVTYLPVHIGDTVVTGIQNSPGSVIMRVADMSTVIADVLVDETDIANVAVGQPATIAIDAFGDKPFPAHVIEVGDTAILRSTGAAATSTTGSDAQQAKDFEVKVQLDDPPSSIRPGLSCTANITTATASNAVTIPLQAVVERDPSQLQPQNPNAPPQTVALVAQKTEKPIQGVFVIHPGDMAAVFVPAATGVTGVDRVQVLKGVKAGDEIVTGPYTALRTLANHARIKVDNSLAAATTGAAGS, encoded by the coding sequence ATGAGCACCGGGAAGAAACTCGCCATTTTCATTGTCATTGTTGTGGTGCTGGGCGGCGTCATTGCCGTCTCGCTCAACCAGGCGGGGCGCGGTCGCGTCAGCGTCCAAACCGGACGGGCGCTGGTGCAGAACATTGCCTCCGTAGTCACGGCCTCAGGCGAAATCACCCCCCAAACCTACGCCGACATCAGCCCCAGCGAAGGTGCCGGCCAAATCACCGACCTCTACGTTAAAGAGGGCGACCGGGTCACCAAGGGTGAGCTGCTTGCGAAACTCTGGAACCTTCAGCAGGCGGCAGCGGTGTCGGGCATGAATGCCTCACTGAAAACCAGCGAGGCCAATCTCGGTGCGCAAGTCGCTGCCTTGGGCACCGCCCGCGCCAATATCGCGCGTGATCAGGCCCAGCTTGCCCAGGCCACACAGAACTGGCGCCGCACGGAGGCGCTCTATGAAGACCAGTTGCTGTCCAAATCCGACTACGACTCCCAGGAAGCGGCGTATAAGACCGCACGCGCGCAAGCGCAAGTGTCCGAAGCTGCGCTCAAGCAGACCGAAGCGCAAGTCAATAGCCTGAAAGCCCAGATCGCGCAGGCACACGCCAACCTCGCCGCCGCCAAAAGCATCCTCAGCCGCACTGAGTTCCGCAGCCCGCTCAACGGTATCGTGACCTATTTGCCCGTCCACATCGGCGACACCGTCGTCACCGGCATTCAGAACTCACCCGGCAGCGTCATCATGCGTGTGGCGGACATGTCCACGGTGATTGCGGACGTGCTGGTGGATGAGACCGACATCGCCAATGTCGCCGTGGGCCAGCCCGCCACCATTGCCATTGACGCTTTTGGCGACAAGCCCTTCCCCGCGCACGTCATCGAGGTCGGCGACACTGCGATTCTGCGCTCGACCGGCGCCGCAGCCACCAGCACCACCGGCTCCGATGCCCAGCAGGCGAAAGATTTCGAGGTCAAGGTCCAGCTCGACGATCCTCCCTCCAGCATCCGCCCCGGCCTGAGCTGCACTGCCAATATCACCACCGCAACCGCCAGCAATGCGGTAACCATTCCGCTGCAAGCCGTGGTCGAGCGCGATCCCAGCCAGCTCCAGCCGCAGAATCCCAACGCACCCCCGCAAACGGTGGCGCTGGTGGCCCAAAAGACCGAGAAACCGATTCAGGGCGTCTTCGTCATTCATCCGGGCGATATGGCCGCGGTTTTCGTACCGGCCGCGACCGGCGTCACCGGCGTGGACCGGGTTCAGGTGCTGAAAGGAGTCAAAGCCGGCGATGAAATCGTCACCGGGCCCTACACCGCCTTGCGTACCTTGGCCAATCACGCCAGGATAAAGGTGGATAATTCCTTGGCAGCCGCCACGACCGGCGCCGCCGGATCATAG